One genomic region from Epinephelus fuscoguttatus linkage group LG8, E.fuscoguttatus.final_Chr_v1 encodes:
- the lim2.5 gene encoding lens intrinsic membrane protein 2.5: MMHSFMGGGLFCAIVGNILLVVSTATDYWMQYRLSGSFAHQGLWRYCMSGKCYMQTDSIAYWNATRAFMILSAMSCFAGIIAGILSFAHFSAFERFNRSFAAGIMFFVSTLFVLLAMAIYTGVTVNFLGKRFGDWRFSWSYILGWVALLMTFFAGIFYMCAYRMHECRRVAGPR, from the exons ATGATGCACAGCTTCATGGGAGGGGGCCTATTTTGTGCCATCGTGGGGAACATCCTGCTGGTGGTCTCCACAGCCACAGACTATTGGATGCAGTACCGTCTGTCTGGCAGCTTTGCCCATCAGGGCCTGTGGAGGTACTGCATGTCTGGCAAGTGTTACATGCAGACTGACAGCATTG CTTACTGGAATGCCACTCGTGCTTTCATGATCCTCTCTGCCATGTCATGCTTTGCTGGCATCATCGCAGGAATCCTCTCCTTTGCCCACTTCTCCGCTTTCGAGAGGTTCAACCGCTCATTTGCTGCTGGGATCATGTTCTTTGTTTCAA CTCTCTTTGTTCTGCTTGCAATGGCCATTTACACTGGAGTGACTGTGAACTTCTTGGGCAAGCGCTTTGGTGACTGGCGCTTCTCTTGGTCCTACATACTAGGCTGGGTGGCACTGCTCATGACCTTCTTTGCAG GTATATTCTACATGTGTGCCTACAGGATGCATGAGTGCAGAAGAGTGGCCGGCCCACGTTAA
- the si:ch211-231m23.4 gene encoding free fatty acid receptor 2 isoform X5 — MEPVRSEVILSVYIISFLIGLPSNLLSLYAFSIKINSKPLPTDILLLNLTVSDLLFLIILPLKMYEAASGMEWHLPSFLCSITSFTFFSTIYTSSLLLMAVSVVRYIGVAFPITYHRLLKPVYAIVTSAVIWLISAAHCSITFITQHHPSLSSKNSSVCYENFTEKQLKVLLPVRLEFFFVLCLIPLLICVYCYMHCILILYSRPRISRMQKQKAIGMAMGTLAVFLICVLPYNFSHLLGYFMNESPKWRYYTLLLSTFNTCIDPIIFYYSSSAFHCNSKKSIFRKHVVTVPGLQKQPTSSS; from the coding sequence ATGGAGCCAGTGAGGAGTGAGGTCATTCTCTCGGTTTACATCATTTCCTTCCTCATCGGCCTGCCATCCAACCTCCTGTCTCTGTACGCCTTCAGCATTAAGATCAACTCCAAGCCCCTGCCAACAGACATCCTGCTTCTCAACCTGACTGTCTCTGACCTGCTCTTTCTGATCATCCTTCCTCTCAAGATGTACGAGGCAGCATCAGGCATGGAATGGCACTTGCCCAGCTTCCTGTGCTCCATCACCTCCTTCACCTTCTTCTCCACAATCTACACCAGCTCCTTGCTGCTGATGGCGGTCAGTGTGGTCCGCTACATCGGGGTAGCTTTCCCAATCACCTATCACCGGCTGCTCAAACCTGTGTATGCAATAGTTACCAGTGCTGTTATTTGGTTGATCTCAGCAGCACACTGCAGCATCACTTTCATTACTCAGCACCACCCATCCCTGTCCAGCAAAAACTCCAGTGTGTGCTATGAGAACTTCACTGAGAAACAGCTGAAGGTCCTCCTCCCTGTTCGTTTAGAGTTTTTCTTCGTGCTGTGCCTCATACCTCTTCTGAtctgtgtttactgctacaTGCACTGCATCTTGATCTTGTACAGTCGCCCCAGGATATCCCGGATGCAGAAACAGAAGGCCATTGGTATGGCCATGGGGACTCTAGCTGTGTTTCTCATTTGTGTGCTGCCATACAATTTCTCCCATTTACTGGGTTACTTCATGAATGAGAGCCCAAAATGGAGGTACTACACTTTGCTACTCAGCACCTTCAACACCTGTATTGATCCCATTATCTTCTACTATTCCTCCTCCGCTTTCCACTGCAATAGTAAAAAGTCAATTTTCAGGAAGCATGTAGTCACTGTTCCAGGATTACAAAAGCAGCCCACGAGCTCTAGCTAA
- the si:ch211-231m23.4 gene encoding free fatty acid receptor 2 isoform X4, with protein sequence MQQPPEDKAKCSCRQRLIMEPVRSEVILSVYIISFLIGLPSNLLSLYAFSIKINSKPLPTDILLLNLTVSDLLFLIILPLKMYEAASGMEWHLPSFLCSITSFTFFSTIYTSSLLLMAVSVVRYIGVAFPITYHRLLKPVYAIVTSAVIWLISAAHCSITFITQHHPSLSSKNSSVCYENFTEKQLKVLLPVRLEFFFVLCLIPLLICVYCYMHCILILYSRPRISRMQKQKAIGMAMGTLAVFLICVLPYNFSHLLGYFMNESPKWRYYTLLLSTFNTCIDPIIFYYSSSAFHCNSKKSIFRKHVVTVPGLQKQPTSSS encoded by the exons ATGCAACAGCCCCCCGAAGACAAGGCGAAATGCAGCTGCAGGCAAAG GTTAATAATGGAGCCAGTGAGGAGTGAGGTCATTCTCTCGGTTTACATCATTTCCTTCCTCATCGGCCTGCCATCCAACCTCCTGTCTCTGTACGCCTTCAGCATTAAGATCAACTCCAAGCCCCTGCCAACAGACATCCTGCTTCTCAACCTGACTGTCTCTGACCTGCTCTTTCTGATCATCCTTCCTCTCAAGATGTACGAGGCAGCATCAGGCATGGAATGGCACTTGCCCAGCTTCCTGTGCTCCATCACCTCCTTCACCTTCTTCTCCACAATCTACACCAGCTCCTTGCTGCTGATGGCGGTCAGTGTGGTCCGCTACATCGGGGTAGCTTTCCCAATCACCTATCACCGGCTGCTCAAACCTGTGTATGCAATAGTTACCAGTGCTGTTATTTGGTTGATCTCAGCAGCACACTGCAGCATCACTTTCATTACTCAGCACCACCCATCCCTGTCCAGCAAAAACTCCAGTGTGTGCTATGAGAACTTCACTGAGAAACAGCTGAAGGTCCTCCTCCCTGTTCGTTTAGAGTTTTTCTTCGTGCTGTGCCTCATACCTCTTCTGAtctgtgtttactgctacaTGCACTGCATCTTGATCTTGTACAGTCGCCCCAGGATATCCCGGATGCAGAAACAGAAGGCCATTGGTATGGCCATGGGGACTCTAGCTGTGTTTCTCATTTGTGTGCTGCCATACAATTTCTCCCATTTACTGGGTTACTTCATGAATGAGAGCCCAAAATGGAGGTACTACACTTTGCTACTCAGCACCTTCAACACCTGTATTGATCCCATTATCTTCTACTATTCCTCCTCCGCTTTCCACTGCAATAGTAAAAAGTCAATTTTCAGGAAGCATGTAGTCACTGTTCCAGGATTACAAAAGCAGCCCACGAGCTCTAGCTAA